A window of the Gossypium hirsutum isolate 1008001.06 chromosome A05, Gossypium_hirsutum_v2.1, whole genome shotgun sequence genome harbors these coding sequences:
- the LOC107941089 gene encoding pyridoxal 5'-phosphate synthase-like subunit PDX1.2: MAEDGAVTLYKATSITDAKKNSFSIKAGLAQMLRGGAIVEVSTLNQAKIAEEADACCLVITEPNCQGISRMPDPSIIKQIKRCVLIPVMARSRVGHFVEAQILERVGVDYIHESEVLAIADENNFINKHNFGCPFVCGCKNLGDALRRVREGAAMIRTQGALLGTGNIAETVKNVRSVMGEIRILNNMDEDEVFAFSKEIAAPYDLVAQTKQMGRLPVVHFAAGGIVTPADAALMMQLGCDGVFVGSEVFDNGSDPYKRVRGIVEAVRHYNDPHVLVENSCGLEEEMAGLNVSEETMEPFGEGGA, from the coding sequence ATGGCAGAGGACGGAGCCGTAACACTCTACAAAGCCACGTCCATAACCGACGCCAAGAAGAACTCCTTCTCTATCAAAGCGGGGCTTGCCCAAATGCTCCGTGGCGGCGCCATTGTCGAAGTCTCAACCCTCAACCAAGCAAAAATTGCCGAGGAAGCCGATGCCTGTTGTTTAGTCATCACCGAACCCAACTGCCAAGGCATTTCGCGCATGCCGGATCCTTCGATCATCAAACAAATAAAACGCTGCGTATTAATCCCCGTTATGGCTCGTTCCCGGGTCGGCCACTTCGTCGAAGCCCAGATTCTCGAACGAGTAGGAGTCGATTACATCCATGAAAGCGAGGTTTTAGCAATAGCCGATGAAAATAATTTCATTAACAAGCATAATTTCGGATGCCCTTTCGTTTGCGGCTGCAAGAACCTAGGGGATGCGTTAAGGAGAGTGAGGGAAGGAGCTGCCATGATTAGAACGCAGGGGGCCTTGTTGGGGACTGGTAACATCGCTGAAACGGTTAAAAACGTCAGGTCTGTGATGGGTGAAATCAGGATTCTAAATAACATGGATGAAGATGAAGTTTTCGCGTTTTCGAAGGAAATTGCTGCCCCTTATGATCTGGTTGCCCAAACCAAGCAAATGGGGAGACTACCAGTGGTGCATTTTGCTGCTGGTGGAATTGTAACTCCGGCAGATGCTGCATTGATGATGCAGTTGGGGTGTGATGGTGTCTTTGTGGGATCAGAAGTGTTTGACAACGGCTCGGATCCGTATAAGCGTGTTCGGGGAATTGTGGAAGCAGTTAGGCATTACAATGATCCTCATGTTTTAGTAGAAAATAGTTGTGGATTGGAGGAGGAAATGGCGGGCCTGAATGTCAGTGAGGAGACGATGGAACCCTTTGGAGAAGGAGGAGCTTGA
- the LOC107941088 gene encoding kinesin-like protein KIN-13B isoform X3 encodes MEPTTPPFSSLPSSQRKNGEESPSDFSPGLIDLHSFVTELLPEVKHLRFNCVRKRPLNKKVLVRNKEDIMETVSNSLVVHETKLKVELTEYLEQHEFVFDAVLKEEVSNDEGVEKPIL; translated from the exons ATGGAGCCTAcgactcctccatttagttctctACCGTCAAGCCAGAGGAAGAATGGTGAAGAGTCACCTAGTGACTTTAGTCCTGGTCTCATAGATCTGCATTCTTTTGTTACGGAGCTTCTGCCTGAG GTTAAACATTTGAGATTCAATTGT GTGCGCAAAAGACCTCTTAATAAAAAGGTGTTAGTAAGGAATAAGGAAGATATTATGGAGACAGTTTCCAATTCTCTAGTAGTCCATGAGACTAAACTTAAG GTTGAGCTAACAGAGTACTTGGAGCAGCATGAATTTGTTTTTGATGCTGTGCTGAAGGAGGAGGTCTCAAATGATGAG GGAGTGGAAAAACCTATACTATGA
- the LOC107941088 gene encoding kinesin-like protein KIN-13B isoform X2 produces the protein MEPTTPPFSSLPSSQRKNGEESPSDFSPGLIDLHSFVTELLPEVRKRPLNKKVLVRNKEDIMETVSNSLVVHETKLKVELTEYLEQHEFVFDAVLKEEVSNDEVFLLSREWKNLYYEATSP, from the exons ATGGAGCCTAcgactcctccatttagttctctACCGTCAAGCCAGAGGAAGAATGGTGAAGAGTCACCTAGTGACTTTAGTCCTGGTCTCATAGATCTGCATTCTTTTGTTACGGAGCTTCTGCCTGAG GTGCGCAAAAGACCTCTTAATAAAAAGGTGTTAGTAAGGAATAAGGAAGATATTATGGAGACAGTTTCCAATTCTCTAGTAGTCCATGAGACTAAACTTAAG GTTGAGCTAACAGAGTACTTGGAGCAGCATGAATTTGTTTTTGATGCTGTGCTGAAGGAGGAGGTCTCAAATGATGAG GTATTTCTCTTGTCCAGGGAGTGGAAAAACCTATACTATGAAGCCACTTCCCCTTAA
- the LOC107941088 gene encoding kinesin-like protein KIN-13B isoform X1 has protein sequence MEPTTPPFSSLPSSQRKNGEESPSDFSPGLIDLHSFVTELLPEVKHLRFNCVRKRPLNKKVLVRNKEDIMETVSNSLVVHETKLKVELTEYLEQHEFVFDAVLKEEVSNDEVFLLSREWKNLYYEATSP, from the exons ATGGAGCCTAcgactcctccatttagttctctACCGTCAAGCCAGAGGAAGAATGGTGAAGAGTCACCTAGTGACTTTAGTCCTGGTCTCATAGATCTGCATTCTTTTGTTACGGAGCTTCTGCCTGAG GTTAAACATTTGAGATTCAATTGT GTGCGCAAAAGACCTCTTAATAAAAAGGTGTTAGTAAGGAATAAGGAAGATATTATGGAGACAGTTTCCAATTCTCTAGTAGTCCATGAGACTAAACTTAAG GTTGAGCTAACAGAGTACTTGGAGCAGCATGAATTTGTTTTTGATGCTGTGCTGAAGGAGGAGGTCTCAAATGATGAG GTATTTCTCTTGTCCAGGGAGTGGAAAAACCTATACTATGAAGCCACTTCCCCTTAA